The Pseudoxanthomonas sp. genome segment CGCATTGCGACGGCCCAGGTTGTACCGCAGGTGGTGCTGGATGCGTCCGCCGTTGGCCATGCCGGAACCGGCGATGATGATCGCGCCGTTCTCGATCTGGTTGATCGCCATCGACTGCTGCAGCGACTCGGCGATGTGCAGGTTGGGCGGGCGGAACGGGTTGGGCGATTGCGCCCACACGCGGCGCGCGTCCTCGTCGAACAGGCCGTGGTGGCGGCCATAGACGGCGACGACCTTCGCCGCCATCGGACTGTCCAGGAAGATCCGCCAGCGCGACAGTTTCCAGTCGTCCCAGTGGCGCGCGAACCAGTACAGAAGTTCCTGCGTGCGGCCCACGGCGAAGGCCGGGATCAGCACGTTGCCGCGGTCGCGCCAGGCGTGCTCGAAGATGGCGCCCAACTCGCGGATCGTCTCCGGGCGGTCGCGGTGGTTGCGGTCGCCGTAGGTCGATTCCATCAGCAGCAGGTCGGCCTGCTGCACCACCGACGGGTCGCGCAGGATCGGCGTGCCTTTCGGGCCCAGGTCGCCCGAGAACACCAGCTTGCGGCCGTCCGCCCACAGCTCGACGATGGCCGAGCCCAGGATGTGGCCGGCGTCGCGCAGGGCGATGTCCACGCCGGGCAGGATGGTGGTGCGTTCGTCGTACGGCAGCGGGCGCACCTGTTTCAGCGTGGCGTGCACGTCCTCGTCCGAGAACAGCGGCTGCGCCTCCGGCTCGCCCCGGCGGCGATGGCGATTGGCGCGTTCGGCCTCGGATTCGGACAGCGAGGCGGTGTCCAGCAGCATGATGGGAAGCAGCTCCGCGCTGGCGCCCTGGGTGTGGATGGGACCGCGGAAACCGCGCTTGACCAGCAGCGGCACGCGTCCGACGTGGTCGATGTGCGCGTGGCTGAGCACCACCGCATCCAGCGTGGCGGGGTCGAACGGGAATGGCTCGGCGTTGCGCGCCTCGGCTTCGCGACCGCCCTGGATCAGCCCGCAGTCCAGCAGGATGCGTTTGCCGGCAGCCTCGACGAGATGCATGGAGCCGGTGACTTCGCCGGCCGCACCGTGGAAATGGACCTGCATGGACGTCCTCCTCGCTGTGGCGCCCAGTATGGCCGCTGGCGCCCCCAAGGGCATGACCTTCGACACACCTGCCCTTGAGGTGACAGGCGTAGAGTCGCCGCCACGCCCCCTCCCGGGGGTTCCTTTTTTCATTGCCCTGTCCAGGGCCGGAGTAGATCGTGATTGTCCGCAAACCCCAGATCCTGATGCTGTCCGTCGCCGTGGCCACGGCCCTGTCCGCGTGTGCGAAGAAGGACGACGCCGCGCCCGCCGCCGATACCGCCGCGAAAGCGCCCGCCGCGCTGGAACTGAAGCTGGACGAAAGCAGCCTGCCGGGCGTCAACCGCTTCCAGCTCGGTGACCTGGACACCAGCAAGAACGCCTGCACCGACTTCGCCGGCTACGCCAACGGCAAGTGGCTGGCCGCCAACGCCATCCCCAGCGACCGCACCAGCTGGGGCGCGTTCGAGATGCTGGCCGAGCGTTCCACCGCTATCCAGAAGCAGTTGGCCGAACAGGCCGCCGCCCATGCCGACGCCACCGGCGTGGAGAAGATCGTCGGCGACCTGTGGGCCACCGGCATGGACGAAGCCAAGGCCAACGCACAGGGCATCGAGCCGATCGCCGCCGAGCTGAAGACCATCGACGGCCTGCAGGACAAGGACGCGATCGTGGCGTACCTGAATCAGACCGCAGCCAAGGGGCAGAACTTTCTGTTCGGCTTCGGCTCGCTGCCGGAGTTCAGCAACCCGGACATGAACACCGCGATCGCCATGCAGGGCGGCCTGGGCCTGCCGGACAAAACCTTCTACTTCGACGCGGACAAGAAGGACATCCGCACGGCGTATGTCGCGCATATCACCAAGGTCCTCGAGCTTTCGGGCGTCGCCGCAGCGGATGCGCAGAAGCAGGCAAACGACATCATGGCGTTCGAAACCCGTCTGGCAACGGCCTCGAAATCGCGTGAAGACCTGTCGCGCGACGTGAGCCTCTACAACAACATGGTGTCCGTCGTCGACGCCGACAAGCTGACGCCGAATTTCTCGTGGACTAAGTTCCTCGAGTCACAGGGTGTGACCGGCCTGACACAGTTCTCGTTCGCCATCCCGTCTTTCCACCAAGAAGTCAGCAAGATGCTCGGCGACACCGACCCGGCAACGTGGCGCGCATACCTCCGCTTTCACACCGTGGACGGCGCGTCGCCCTATCTGAGCGATGCCTTCGCGAATGAGCAGTTCAACTTCTACAGCAAGACCTTGCGCGGACAGAAGGAAATCAAGCAGCGCTGGAAACGCGTGCTTGAAACCATCGAGAGCCAGAGTGGCGAAGCCTTGGGCCAGATGTACGTCAAGGTCGCGTTCACCCCGGAATCGAAGGCGAAGATGGAAACGCTGGTCGCCAACCTGGGCACCGCGCTGAAGGCGCGCATCCAGAACCTGGCGTGGATGAGCGAGGAGACCAAGGCCAAGGCGATGGAGAAACAGGCCGCGTTCACCACCAAGATCGGCTATCCCGACAAATGGCGCGACTGGTCCGGCCTGTCCACCGGCCGCGACAGCTACTACGGCAACGTGATGGCCGCGCAGGCGTTCAACTACAAGTGGAACCTGAGCAAGATCGGCAAGCCGGTCGACCGTACCGAATGGGGCATGCCGCCGCAGATGGTCAACGCGTACTACAACCCGCTGCAGAACGAGATCGTGTTCCCGGCCGCCATCCTGCAGCCGCCGTTCTTCGACCCCAACGCCACCGATGAAATGAACTACGGCGGCATCGGCGCGGTGATCGGCCACGAGATGACCCACGGCTACGACGACCAGGGCAGCCGCTTCGGCGCCACCGGCAAATTCGAGAACTGGTGGACCCCGGCTGACGCCAAGGGTTTCTCCTCGCGCACCGACAAGCTGATCGCGCAGTTCAACGCCTACCGCACCGACGCCGGCCAGGCGATCAACGGCAAGCACACGCTGGGCGAGAACATCGCCGATCTCGGCGGCCTGGCCACGGCCTACGACGCGATGAAGGCGGCCGCCGGCGATACGCCGGACCCGATGACCGACGGCCTGACGCGCGACCAGCGTTTCTTCCTCAACTGGGCCACGGTGTGGCGCCGCAACTTCACGCCGGAAGAGCTGAAGAACCGCATCGCCACCGACGAACACGCCCCCGCGCAGTTCCGTGCCATCGGCGCGCCGTCGAATCTGCCGGCGTTCGCGGCGGCGTTCTCCTGCAAGGCCGGCGATCCGATGGTGCGCACCGGCGACCAGCAGGTCGTGATCTGGTGAGGCCGCGCATCACGGCATGATGCGGAAAGGCCCGGCATGTCCGGGCCTTTCCTTTTCCGGGCGCGGCACCGAGCTGTGACGCACGCCCGCAAAAGCCGCCACGTGGCGCCGGATTCGGCCTGCGGACCTTCAGGACCGCGACGGCTCCCTTGCTAGAATCGCCCGACCCCTGAACTCCGGATCTTTCCTGATGCCCAGCCCGCGCCACGCTCTCGGCCGTCCCACCCTGATCGCCTTCGCCCTTGTCATCGCCCTGGGCGCCCCGGATGCCGAAGCCCAGCGCAGGAAGCGCGCCCCCGCCGCGCCGGCCGTCAGCGCGCAGTGCACGGATTTCTACAGCGCCACCAACGCGGACTGGCTGAAGCAGCATCCTGCATCCGCCGAGACCGGCGCGGTCAGCGTGCTGGGCGCCTTCCGTAGCCGCACGCTGGACCAGCAGCGCGCCCTGCTCGACGCCGCGATGGCGTCGCCGCAGGGCAACGTGCAGAAGCTGCTCGGCGATTTCTGGGCCAGCGGCCTGGACGAGGCCGCGGTGGAAGCCGACGGCGCCAAGCCGATCGCGCCGCTGCTGGACCGCATCAACGCCATCAAGAAGCCGAAGGACGTGGCGCCGGCCATCGCCGCGCTGCACCAGGTCGGCGTGCCGGTGGCCTTCAATTTCAGCCCGGACGTCGACCTGCAGGCGCTCGACCGCCACATCGGCTACTTCATGCAGGGCGGCCTGGGCCTGCCCGACCCGGCCTACTACATCCGCACCGATGCCGACACGCGCGAGCTGCTCGGCCGCTACCGCGCCTACGTCAAGCAGGTGCTGGCGCTGACCGGCACGCCGGCGGCGAAGCTGGACGCCGAATCGGCGCTGGTCATCGACCTGGAGACCAAGCTCGCGCAGGTGTCCAAGCCGCTGGTGGACCTGCGCAGCCCCTTCGCCAACTACGCACCGGTACCGACGAAGGACCTGGGCAAGCAGTACCGCAACCTGCAGCTCGACGCCTTCCTGAAGGTGCAGGGCGTCAACGACGATACCGTGTCGATGGCCGACCCGGCGCTGTTCAAGCGCCTCGACGGCCTGGTCGGCAGCCTCAAGCCCGACCAGTGGAAGGCCTACCTGCGCTGGCGCGTGGGCGATGCGATGGCGCCCTACCTGGCAAAACCGTTCCGCGATGCCGAGTTCGATTTCCGCGGCCGCGTGCTGCGCGGCGAAAGCGCGCCCGCACCGCGCTGGCAGCAGGTTCTGGACGCGATCAACCTCGCCGCCGGCCCGATGCTGGGCAGGGAGTACGCCGCGCGCTACGTGCCCGCCGACCACAAGCGCCGCGCCGAGCAGATCGCCGGTCAGGTGCGCGATGCGCTGGGGCGCGGCATCGAACGCAACACCTGGCTGAGCGATGCCGCGAAGACCGAAGCCAAGGCCAAGCTCGACAGGCTCAAGATCGAAGTCGGCACGCCGAAGCGCGACCTCGACTACAGCGTGCAGCCGATGGGCCGCGGCAGCTTCGGCGGCAACATGCTGATCGCCTCGACCTGGCGCCACCGCGAAGAGATGAAGCGCATCGGCAAGGGCAACGCCGACCGCCGCTGGGACGTGCTTCCGCAGCAGCCGGCGCTGGCCTACGACCTGGCGCAGAACCGCCTGATCGTCACCGCCGCCGTGCTGCAGGACGAGATCTTCGATGCGAACCAGCCTGCCGCCGTGCAGTACGGCGCATTCGGCGCGCTGGTGGGCCACGAACTGAGCCGCGGCTTCGACATCAAGGGCCGCATGGTCGACGCCAAGGGCCAGCTGCGCGACTGGTGGACGCCGGCCGACGTGGCGGCGTGGAACGCGCTGGGCGACAAGGTGGTCGCGCAGTACAACGGCTATGCCTTCCCCGGCCTGAAGAACGTCAAGGTCAACGGTGCGCTGACGCGCGACGAGAACCTGGCCGACCTGGCCGGCATCGAACTGGCCTGGGACGCCTTCGCCACCGCCGAGCCGCAGGCCAACGCCGCCGCCAGGCAATCGTTCTACAAGGCCTGGGCCACGCTGTGGGCGCAGAACCTGTCGGAAACCGAAGCCGCGCAGCGCGCCGCCGTCGACGTGCACGCCCCGGGCCAGTGGCGCGCCAACGGCCCGCTGACCCAGCAGCCGGCCTTCGCCCAGGCCTTCACCTGCAAGCCCGGCCAGCCGATGCAGGCCAAGGACGCGGACCAGGTCCGCATCTGGCGCTGAGTCTTCTACAGGACCCATGAAAAACGGCGCGGACTCCGCGCCGTTTTTCTTTGTGCTGCCCGCCCGCTCTACTTGACGCTGCGCAGGTGCGGCGGCCTCGGCTTGCGCGGCCCCTTGCGGAACGGCGGCTGGCCTCGCCAATAGCGGATCATCAACCAGCCGAACACCATGCCGCCCAGATGCGCGAAATGCGCGACGCCCGGCTGCAACCCGGTGAAGCCGAGCACCAGGGCGAGCAGCGCGTAGAAGATCACCAGCGTACGCGCCTTGATCTCCATCGGCAGCGGAAACACGATCATGCGGTGGTGCGGGAACAGCATGCCGTAGCCGAGCAGCAGGCCGAACACGCCGCCGGACGCGCCAACGGTGGGATACGGCAGCGCACCGCCGGACACCATCCACCAGCCCACGGCGAGCTGGAGCAGGCCGGCACCGGCCACGCAGACCAGATAGAACGTCAGGAAACGTTTCGTACCCCAGGTCTGTTCGAGCGGCGAACCGAACATCCACAGCGCCAGCATGTTGAAGGCCAGATGCGCGAGACCGTTGGTATCGTGCAGGAATCCATACGTCAGCAGCTGCCACGGCATGAACCCGTGGCCGACCGGCCACAACGCGAACCACGCCAGGAACGCAGCCCCCATCGTGAGCTGCAGCA includes the following:
- a CDS encoding MBL fold metallo-hydrolase — translated: MQVHFHGAAGEVTGSMHLVEAAGKRILLDCGLIQGGREAEARNAEPFPFDPATLDAVVLSHAHIDHVGRVPLLVKRGFRGPIHTQGASAELLPIMLLDTASLSESEAERANRHRRRGEPEAQPLFSDEDVHATLKQVRPLPYDERTTILPGVDIALRDAGHILGSAIVELWADGRKLVFSGDLGPKGTPILRDPSVVQQADLLLMESTYGDRNHRDRPETIRELGAIFEHAWRDRGNVLIPAFAVGRTQELLYWFARHWDDWKLSRWRIFLDSPMAAKVVAVYGRHHGLFDEDARRVWAQSPNPFRPPNLHIAESLQQSMAINQIENGAIIIAGSGMANGGRIQHHLRYNLGRRNAHVVFVGYQAEGTLGRRLVDGASWVHIHGRDYRVNAQRHTVGGLSAHTDQQGLLAWYGNFQPAPPLVLVHGEDRAREALAGEIGERHGVPVDLARPGMVVDV
- a CDS encoding M13 family metallopeptidase, which gives rise to MMLSVAVATALSACAKKDDAAPAADTAAKAPAALELKLDESSLPGVNRFQLGDLDTSKNACTDFAGYANGKWLAANAIPSDRTSWGAFEMLAERSTAIQKQLAEQAAAHADATGVEKIVGDLWATGMDEAKANAQGIEPIAAELKTIDGLQDKDAIVAYLNQTAAKGQNFLFGFGSLPEFSNPDMNTAIAMQGGLGLPDKTFYFDADKKDIRTAYVAHITKVLELSGVAAADAQKQANDIMAFETRLATASKSREDLSRDVSLYNNMVSVVDADKLTPNFSWTKFLESQGVTGLTQFSFAIPSFHQEVSKMLGDTDPATWRAYLRFHTVDGASPYLSDAFANEQFNFYSKTLRGQKEIKQRWKRVLETIESQSGEALGQMYVKVAFTPESKAKMETLVANLGTALKARIQNLAWMSEETKAKAMEKQAAFTTKIGYPDKWRDWSGLSTGRDSYYGNVMAAQAFNYKWNLSKIGKPVDRTEWGMPPQMVNAYYNPLQNEIVFPAAILQPPFFDPNATDEMNYGGIGAVIGHEMTHGYDDQGSRFGATGKFENWWTPADAKGFSSRTDKLIAQFNAYRTDAGQAINGKHTLGENIADLGGLATAYDAMKAAAGDTPDPMTDGLTRDQRFFLNWATVWRRNFTPEELKNRIATDEHAPAQFRAIGAPSNLPAFAAAFSCKAGDPMVRTGDQQVVIW
- a CDS encoding M13 family metallopeptidase — its product is MPSPRHALGRPTLIAFALVIALGAPDAEAQRRKRAPAAPAVSAQCTDFYSATNADWLKQHPASAETGAVSVLGAFRSRTLDQQRALLDAAMASPQGNVQKLLGDFWASGLDEAAVEADGAKPIAPLLDRINAIKKPKDVAPAIAALHQVGVPVAFNFSPDVDLQALDRHIGYFMQGGLGLPDPAYYIRTDADTRELLGRYRAYVKQVLALTGTPAAKLDAESALVIDLETKLAQVSKPLVDLRSPFANYAPVPTKDLGKQYRNLQLDAFLKVQGVNDDTVSMADPALFKRLDGLVGSLKPDQWKAYLRWRVGDAMAPYLAKPFRDAEFDFRGRVLRGESAPAPRWQQVLDAINLAAGPMLGREYAARYVPADHKRRAEQIAGQVRDALGRGIERNTWLSDAAKTEAKAKLDRLKIEVGTPKRDLDYSVQPMGRGSFGGNMLIASTWRHREEMKRIGKGNADRRWDVLPQQPALAYDLAQNRLIVTAAVLQDEIFDANQPAAVQYGAFGALVGHELSRGFDIKGRMVDAKGQLRDWWTPADVAAWNALGDKVVAQYNGYAFPGLKNVKVNGALTRDENLADLAGIELAWDAFATAEPQANAAARQSFYKAWATLWAQNLSETEAAQRAAVDVHAPGQWRANGPLTQQPAFAQAFTCKPGQPMQAKDADQVRIWR
- a CDS encoding rhomboid family intramembrane serine protease; the protein is MFPRLLPVTRNLLIANVAVYLLQLTMGAAFLAWFALWPVGHGFMPWQLLTYGFLHDTNGLAHLAFNMLALWMFGSPLEQTWGTKRFLTFYLVCVAGAGLLQLAVGWWMVSGGALPYPTVGASGGVFGLLLGYGMLFPHHRMIVFPLPMEIKARTLVIFYALLALVLGFTGLQPGVAHFAHLGGMVFGWLMIRYWRGQPPFRKGPRKPRPPHLRSVK